The sequence TTTTGATTTCGCCAAGTGACAGCGCATGCGCTTCAAGTTGGTGAAAATCCGTATTTCCTAAAACAATCTCGCGGCCGATTCCTTCCTTATAACTTTGATAACGGCTGTCGACAAATTGCTCAAGGACGCGGTCATCTATAAGCTGCTGCGCAACTTTCAAGCCGATTGCAAAACTGTCCATGCCTGCGATGTGGGCGAAAAACAAGTCATCAGCTTCAAATGAACCACGCCGTACTTTCGCGTCAAAGTTCAAGCCGCCTCTGCCAAGCCCGCCGTTTTGCAAAATTTCGTACATCGCTAGCGTTGTCGAATAAAGGTCTGTCGGAAACTCATCTGTATCCCAGCCAAGCAAAGGGTCTCCTTGGTTTGCATCCACTGAACCAAGCATATGATGAATACGGGCATAACGCAGCTCATGCTCAAACGTATGCCCTGCAAGGGTTGCATGGTTTGCTTCAATATTAAATTTAAATGAATCTTGGAGCCCATAATGCTGGAGAAAGGCATATCCTGTAGCCACGTCAAAATCATATTGGTGTGTTGTCGGTTCTTTTGGCTTAGGCTCAATTAAAAACTGGCCATCAAAGCCAATTTCTTTTGCATAATCAACTGCCATATGGAAAAAGCGTCCGAGATTGTCCATTTCAAGCTTTAAGTCCGTATTTAATAATGACTCATAGCCTTCGCGGCCACCCCAGAATACATAATTTTCAGCGCCAAGCTCTTTGCCGATTTCCAAGCCTTTCTTTACTTTTGCAGCGGAGTAGGCGAAGACATCAGCTTCATTGGAAGACGCGGCACCGCCTACAAACCGGGGATGTGTAAAATTATTCGCTGTGTTCCAAAGCAGTTTTGTGTTGCTGTCTTTCATATAGTCCTTTATCATCGCGACGATGACATCTAAATTGGCATACGTTTCTTTCAAAGAACTTCCTTCAGGGGCGATATCGACATCGTGGAAGCAAAAGTATGGGACATTGATTTTTTCGAAGAACTCAAATGCTGCTTCAACACGCGCCTTTGCCAAGTCCATCCCTGTGTACGCATTCCAAGGCCTTATCGCCGTCCCAGCGCCGAACGGGTCTGACAACGCTTCTGTAAATGTGTGCCAGTAGGCAATGCTAAAACGTAAATGTTCGGCCATTGTTTTTCCGTTAACGACCTCATCAGGATTGTAAAATTTAAATGCAAACGGGTTGTCAGACTTAGCGCCTTCATAGGAAATGTTGTTTACAGCAGGAAAATAGCTCATTAGATGACCTTCTTTCATTAGGTTTGTTTATTATTTAAACTAAGTTTAGCCTCTTTTTGTAAGCGGTGTCAATCAGATTATGAAAAAACGTTTAGGCGATTTAGGAAGGGGTAGGAAACCGAAAATGTTTAATATGAAAAGGAGGTGAAAAGAAACTTGCTCATGGAGCAGAAGAAAAACAGCAAAGAAAATGGGAATGCATAGGACGTCTGCATTCCCTCGTAAACTATGTTTTTAGCTCGTTCCTGCCTCGCTCTCCTGTGCGTTGATCCTTTCATTTCAGCACAATTTGGTACCGTTCCATTTTTTCGCTAATGTCTGTAATCGCTTCCCGTAATAGCGGCAAGCAGGAGTCAAAACGCTCCTCATTAAAGCGATAGGCTGGGCCGGATATAGTAATGGAACCAACGATCCGCCCTTCATGGAAAAGCGGCATCGCCAAGGCAATGACATCTTCCGTATATTCGCCATGGCTAATAGCAAACCCGCGTTTGCGAATGGTTGCCAGCTCATTACGCAATTCAATTTCACTTGTCATCGTCCTGTCTGTATAGGCTTTCAAACCTCCCGCAATCACTTCCTCAATTGCCTCGTCAGGCATATACGCCAAGATGCTGCGGTAAGACGCGCCTACATATAAGGGAGCACGGCTGCCAGCAGAAACGGAAAACTTCACTTTATTGGCTGGCTCAACCACTTCAAGCGTAAGCGCTTCTTTGCCGTCCAGAATTGTTAGAAACGTGGACTCGCCTGTTTTTTCCGTTAAACGGGCAAGGCTTGGGCGGATCAATTCTTTTACATTTAACTGGTCGTACATAATCGAACCTAGCTCCCACACGGCAAACCCGAGGCTATATTTCTTTGTCTCTGTATCTTTCGTTAGAAAGTTTTGGGCTTCCAGTGTTTCAAGTATCCGATAAATTTTCGTATGATTGATCCCCGTAGCGTTGGACAGCTCCCTGCCTCCCCAAACAGGCTTTTCTTTCGTAAACATTTTTAAAATCTCCAATGCTTGATGTACAGTTTTTAACACAGCTCCTCCTAGGCCATTGCGGCATACTTAATCATTACTAAGTTTACATCAAAACACTGCGCATGGGTGACTGACGTTTCACTTACTGTTGCAAAAAATCAATCACAGCAGCTACATACACTTTTGCACAAAGGACAACGTCTTCCACTTTTACTTTTTCGTCAAAATTATGGATGCTTGGCAAGTATGCAGGTCCGTATTGGAGAACTGGAATGTGGTGGTCACGGAAGTGGCGAGCATCGCTGCTTGCCCATTGCATCACGCCGTACGCTTCTTCTTTCGTTACATAGGAAATATTATTGATAATGGCTGTGCAAACTGGATCGGTTGCAGGCGTATGGTTGGCATTGCTGCGAAATCCGAATGGCGTAATTGCATAATCAATCCCTAGCTCATCAAGGCGCGCTTCAATGTACGCATACACTTCCTTTTGCGTAATCCCAAACGGCAGGCGGCAGTCAACTTCGACTGTACAGGTATCAGGAATGACATTGGATTTCGTCCCACCATGGATCGTGCCAATATTGACGCTTATTTTTTCGAGAATTTCTTTGTATGGTTCTCGTTCGACTTCGACTTCTTCCATATATTTGCGGGAAACAGCCAGAAGCGGTTTTACTTCCTCAGGGATATCGACGTCGATGTCAAAAACGGTACGGATTGCCGCAATTGCCTTGATTGCATCAGTGATCGCATTTCGGCCGGCAAGAGGGGACAAGCTTCCATGGCCCGCTTCTCCGTAAACATCCAGTTTAAACCAGCAAGAACCTTTCTGGCCAATTGTCGGATGCAAGCGAGAAGAAGGCTCCGCAATTAAGCAACCGTCTCCCTTAATTAAGCCCCTTTCTAGGAGCCAAGGAACTCCGTACTCTCCGCCTGTTTCCTCGTCAGGGACGATTGCAAGCGTGAGCTTCCCAGGCAGTTTCACTCCCATTCGCTTAAGCAAAGCAGTCGCAAATAGCACGCCGCCAAGGCCCGCTTTCATATCGCTAGCGCCGCGTCCTAGTATCCAACCATCTTCGACAATGCCTGAAAAGGGATCGAACGACCACTTATCCCGGTCCCCAGCAGGAACAACGTCCGTATGGCCGCAATAAATTAGCTCTTTTCCCCCTTCCTCGCCAATGCTTGCAATCAAATTGTACATCTGTTCATTCGATTGGTGCCAATTGACATCGATCCCATCTTTGCCTAAATAATCGGCAATGAAGCGGCTTATTTCAGTTGTATCGCCAGGGGGGTTTTCGGTATTGATCTGAATAAGAGAACAGACCAAGTCGATGAGCTCTTGCTTATTTTCTTCTACGGCAACAATTAGTTCGTCTTTTACATTCATTTTACAGCAGCCTCCTTCCCGAGCGTTTGCAAATGCGTCATTTTGCCGTACAGTTTTTCTAACAAGCCAAATTCTTCTTCATTATAAAACTGGCAGTTTCCTTCGCCATACGCTTTCGCCGTTTCAATCGAAAAACGGGCTGCTTGTTCGACATCTTCCAAATGGGTCGCTCCAGTGGCACAGCCAGCAACGGCGGCTTGCGCTGTGATTGCAACGCCAACAACGGGGCTTTGAGTAGCGACAGCCGGCTGCAAAATGCTGTTGATATGGTAAACCCCGTTTCCATAAGGCGTAATATCTTGAGTTGTAATTGGCAACGTAACAGGCAATATTCCCGTTGACTGACTATATAGAAACAGCAAATCTTCGCTTACCCGTAACACGTACCCTTCTTTTACAGTCGGCGTTACCGCAATGCCTTTATGGTTTGTAATTTGGTTTCCTTTCGTCGTGTCAATTGACAAAATCGCTTCCATCGCTGGATCGACTTCATAGTGATTCATAGTCAAGATATCCACTGGCGAACCCATAAACGGAACTGGATCATGGGGTTGTGTTGGCGCATTGGCGCAAATATGCGTGGTCAAGATAACGTCCCCTTCCAAAAAGTCGCCTCTCTCTTGCATGTCTAGAAGCTTCGCCGCTGCTGACATCGCTGCAAGAGCGCCGTCCCCATCGGAGACAAAGCCTGTCCGTTCTGGACGGGCTCCAATTCCGCCAAGCCTTCCAATGATACCCATGGTTGGCGCTGAACCTCCTGCTGAGCGACCGTTCCTTCCACGAACATGGACTTTAACAAAGTCTGTTGAGCCCTTTTCCCCATCGACGCGTGAAATGTCGACATCTGCATGAGGCGAAACCTCCTTTAAATAAGCAGCGACCTTCTCTCCTGATACACGCGGGTCGTCCATAATGGTATACAAACGCAAAACATGATTTAATGGCATATTGCTTCCTCCTCGGTGTCGTTCATCAAATGGCAAGCGACTTGCTGGCCATTCGTTTGTTTAATGAGCGTAGGAACCACTTCCTGGCAAGACGGCATCGCCTCTGGGCAACGCTTGTGGAAGGGGCATCCTGGCGGCGGATTGACCGGGCTAGGCACATCGCCTGATAAAATCGTTCTCTGTTTTTGTTCAAATGGGCTTTCTTTCGGTACAGCTGACAACAGCGCTTTCGTATAAGGATGTTTCGGGTGATGATAAATTTGTTCATATGTGCCCATTTCCACGATTTTCCCTAAATACATGACAGCAATCCGGTCACACATATAACGGACAACATTCAAATCATGGGAAATAAATACGTATGTCAATTGGAACTCACTTTGCAAATCCTTTAACAAATTAATTACTTGCGCTTGGACAGAGACATCCAAAGCAGAGACCGGCTCATCGCAAATAATAATGTCTGGATGGAGTGCTAATGCCCGGGCAATATTGATTCGTTGTCGTTGCCCGCCTGAAAATTCGTGTGGGTAACGTTTGGCGTGTCCTTCATTCAGCCCGACTGTTTCAAGCAACTCATAAAGCCGCTTTTTTTGGCTATCCCTCGTGCCAACGCCATGGATGACAAGTGGCTCCATGATTAGTTGACCAACCGTTTTACGTGGATCCAGTGAGGCATACGGGTTTTGGAACACCATTTGGATATGTTTACGCACTTTTCGAACTTCAGCTGCTGAAAGGCCAGCTAAATTTTTACCATGAAAGTGAACGGTCCCCTCCGTCGGCCGAATCAGTTGATTGATCAACCTAGCTAGCGTTGATTTGCCGCAGCCAGATTCGCCAACCACACCGAGCGTCTCCCCTTTAAATAGGTCAAAACTAACGCCGTCGACCGCTTTGACCGTTTGCGTTTCCCGCTTCAACAACGATTTTTTGATTGGGAAATGCTTCTTTACCTGTTCGACTTTCAATATCGGTTCAGTCATGCCAACACTCTCTCCTTCCGTTCGAGCGTTTTGTCTTTTGTCTGAAAATGACAAGCGACTTGGTGCCCTTCCTCGGTTTCGATAAGCTCCGGCTTTTTCTCTTGGCACACCGCTTTTGCATAAGGGCAACGGTTTGCAAATGAACAACCTTTCATTTCAGCACGTAAATCAGGAGGCGATCCAGGAATCGGGTGAAGCCGTTCTTGTTGGCTGACTGTTGACAAAATTTGCGAATCAAACAATCCCCATGTATACGGGTGTTGTGGATTGTCATAAAGCGTTTTAGCGGACGCTGTTTCCACCGCGCTTCCAGCATACATGACAATCACTTTGTCGCAGCTTTCCCATACAACGCCTAAGTCGTGCGTGATCATAATAATGGCGGTATTAAATTGCTGCTGCAGCTCTTTCATCAACGTTAAAATTTGCGCTTGCACCGTTACATCGAGAGCCGTTGTCGGCTCATCAGCAATAAGCAATTTCGGGTTGCATGCTAGCGCAATCGCAATCATCACACGCTGGCGCATTCCCCCCGAAAACTCATGTGGATACATCGAAAGCCTTTTTTTCGGCTCTGGAATGCCAACAAGGCGCAACATTTCCTCTGCCCGTTCTTTTGCTTCTTTTTTGCTAAGCCCATTATGAAGGCGAATCACTTCCATAATTTGATCGCCCACCGTAAATACAGGGTTTAAAGACGTCATCGGGTCTTGGAAAATCATTGAAATCTCATTGCCGCGGATGCTGCGCATCCGTTTTTCAGGCAACTTGAGCAAATCTTCGCCGTTGTAACGAATTTCACCTTTTGGATAATCCGCGGGTGGCGATGGCAACAGCCGTAAAAGCGAGGTGGCCGTGACGCTTTTCCCAGAACCCGACTCGCCGACAATGCCGACTGTTTCCCCGCGATGAAGCGTAAAACTAACACCATTTACCGCTTTGACTGTATGGGTGGAAGACCGAAAATGAACATGCAAATTGTCTACTTCCAATAAACGTTCTCGTTTTTCCATGAGCTCCCTCCTATACTTTCATTTTTGGGTCTAGGGCATCACGAAGCCCATCGCCGAACAAGTTAAACCCGAGTACAGTCACTAAAATCGCTAATCCTGAAAACAATGCCATGTGAGGTGACAACACCAGATAGCTTGTGCCATCTTTCAAAATGCTGCCCCAAGATGGCGTAGGCGGCTGCACGCCTAAACCGAGAAAGCTAAGCGCAGCTTCAGAGATAACGGCGCCAGCAATGCTCATTGTTCCATATACAATTAAAGGGGCAAGGCAGTTTGGCAAAATATGCGAAAACATAATTCGGCCATTTTTAGCGCCAAGAGAGCGTGTCACTTCAATAAATTCTTCTTCTTTTACAGATAGGACTTGGCCGCGGATAATCCGGGCAAATCCCGGAACACTGGCAATGCCAATTGCGATGATGACATTGACAAGCCCTTGACCGAGGACGGCCATAAGTGAAATCGCTAGTAAAATAAACGGAAATGCAAATAGGCCGTCCATTGTCCTCATAATGATTGAGTCAAGTTTTCCTCCATAAAAACCAGCAATTAAGCCAAGGAATGTACCGACAAGTGCTCCAAGGACAATGGAACCTAAGCCAACAATGAGGGAAATGCGTGAGCCATAGACGATGCGCGAAAACAAGTCGCGGCCATAATTGTCGGTCCCAAGCAAATGGCCGCCTGACCCTGCTGGTTTAAGCGAATTGGCTGCATCCATCGCATTTGGAGAATGAGTTGCGATCAAAGGAGCAAACACGGCAAGAATGACCATCATGACAATAATCGCCATCCCTATTGCAGCCAGTTTGTTTTTAAGAAGTTTGCGAAAAAATCGGAATTTGTTTCTTTTTTCAAATGAAACATGTTGTTGTTCGATGACAGGCGGCTGTTCCATTAGGACGTTCCTCCTTTTGAGCCATTTAAGTCGACCCTCGGGTTAACGACTTTGTACAATAAATCAACGACTAAATTCACCAATACGAAAATGAGGGCAATAAACAAAACAGACCCTTGAACGACAATAAAATCACGTTTGTCGATCGCATCAACGATCATTCGCCCCATTCCTGGCCACGCATAAATCGTCTCTGTCAACACCGCGCCACCTAATAACATTGACACTTGCATCCCCGTTACAGTCAACAAAGGCGTCAACGCATTTTTAAACGCATGTTTGCTGATGACCCAAAATTCTTTTAAACCTTTTGCCCGCGCCGTTTTAATATAGTCCTGCGCCCCTACTTCAAGCATGCTGGACCGGGTAATGCGGGCAAACTCAGCCATTGGTATCGTCGCGAGTGTCACACTAGGGAGAAGCAAGTATTTGAAGAAATCCCACATGCCGTTGTCAAGCGACCCCATCCCTGTTGCTGGCAACCAGCCGAGCTGGACGCTGAAAAAAAGCACAAACATCACGCCAAGCCAAAAAACAGGCATCGATACACCGACAAGGGAACCGAATGTGACAAGATAATCAATGACAGAATTTCGTTTTGCTGCGGCTATCATTCCAGCCGGCACACCAACTAACAAAGCAATTGTCAGAGCGGAGACGGCGAGCAGCAATGTGTTCGGAAAACGGTCCATGATTAAAGACAAGACTGGTTCGTTATAATAAGCCGATGTGCCAAAATCAAGCTGGAGCAAATCTTTGAAATAGTGGAGAAGCTGCTGAAAAAACGGCTGGTCTAGCCCCAGTTCGACCCTTAATGCTTCCACGTCTTCTACACTTGCTTGTGGACCAAGCATGACGCTTGCCGGATCCCCAGGCAAGAGTCGGGTAATGATAAAAATAACCAATGAAACGACGAATAAAGTTGGAATTAAATCCAACAACCGTTTGCCGACAAATTGAATCATGACGATCCCCCTAGTAAAAATTGAATCATTGATTCGTTATCTGAAATTTAAAGCTGATTATAGCATAACAACGACCTTTGTAAATGGTTAATTTTCTGTATTTCAGAAAGTTTGATTTTCGTCGTCAGGAAATCTGACAGCGAAAAACCCTTTGTTTAATTGGTTTTTCTAATGAAAACCCTTAAAAATAGATGGATAAAATAAAAATCTGAAAAAATAACCATTTACTTTTCAGACTTCTTGCGCTAAAGTGAGCGTAGGAATTTTCAGAATCAATGTTTCACTATTAGAAACACACAAGGGGGATATCAGCAAAATGAAAAAAACAGCACTTCCATTTCTTTTGGCGGCTTCGCTGTTGGCATTAGGTGCTTGTGGCGGAGGGGGAAGCGATACGGCTTCAGAAGGCGATGCTAGCAATGGCGCTGGTGCAAATGCCGATGGCACATTGACAATAGGTCTATCAGCGAACCCGAAAACGTTTGATCCAGTCGATTACTCTGGCCAATATGAAAGTCATATTATTCGTAACGTTGCTGACACGCTCGTCGTCTATAACGAAGATTTAACCGAAATCGTGCCTTCCTTGGCAACTGAATGGGAAGCAGCTGACGACTTGATGAGCTACACCTTTAAGTTGCGCGATGACGTTTACTTCCAACCTGGCGACTACCAAGACGGCCGGAAAATGACAGCGGAAGATGTAAAATATAGTTTGGAACGTTCAGCGAACGAATCGGCTTTAAACCGCCTCCGTATGGTAGAAGAAGTTGAAGTCATTAACGACACAGAAGTCAAGCTTATATTAAACGCACCAAACTCTGCCTTATTGGCTGTTTTAACCGATGCAGGCAATGTGATTGTTCCAAAAGAAGAAGTGGAAGGCCACGGGGATAGCTTTGGCTCACACTTGGTCGGAACAGGCCCTTTTACACTGGAACAATGGCAACAAGACCAAATGGTGAAGCTAGAACGCCATGAAAATTACTGGGGGGAGACACCTAATTTAGCCCAGTTAAACTTTCAAATCATTCCTGACCCGACTATGATGACAAATTCCTTGCGTTCAGGCGATATTGATATCGCCACTGATGTGAAAGGACAAGACCGGGAATTGATTGAACAAGACGGCAACTTAGAACTTTTATCAGTACCTGGGTTGGCAACTACGTACTTGGATTTAAACAACGTCGAAGGACCGACAGCCGACCCGAAAGTACGTGAGGCCATTTATAAAGGCACGAACGTGCAAGAAATGGTAGACGGCGTTTACCAATGGGGTGGAGCAGAAGTTTCCTATTTGCCAATCCCGCGCCAATCATGGGGCTACGATGAAGCGCAAGAAAGCTTAGCGCCTTCCTATGACCCAGAAGCAGCAAAAGAGCTTTTGGCCGAAGCAGGTTATCCTGATGGCTTTGATACCGAAATTTACGTGGCCGAAAGCCGCGTCCCATACGCGACGATCTTCCAAAACCAAATGGCAGAGATCGGCGTTAATGTAACGATCAATACAGTGGAATGGGGCACTTATTCCGACATCGTCTCTAAAGGCCAAGCACCAATGTCAATTGGCGGTTGGACCTGGTATCCTGACCCTGATTTCTATTTGTACCAGCTGTTCCATAGCGACCAAATTGGCGCGCTCGGAAACGGAAAAGGCTACAAAAATGAGGAAGTCGATGCGTTGCTCACAAAAGCGACATCGGAAACAGATGATCAAGAAGAACGTGCCGCTATTTACCAGGAAGCACTTGAACTCATTATGGCCGATGTCCCACGGATCGAACTCGATAATACGGAAACAGCGGCTGGCGTTTCCTCCCGCGTACATGGCTTTCACGTCAGCCCAGACGGTTCTATCCGCATCGTTACGCCTTACGGTACCAATGTCTCTGTTGACTAATGCATTTAGAAGAGAAGCGAACAAACGCGCTTCTCTTCTTTTGTACATATCCCTAAGTAGCCATAACTTTAGAAAGGATGTTCTCTGATGTATACAGCTATTCGTTCTACCCGCGTCTACGATTCCGATTTAGCTGCGTATCAAGCGAAAACGATTCTGCTTCAAGGCACGTCCATTGAGGCATTGCTTCCCTATCACGCATCGCTTCCTGATCACTGCGTTGTTATCGATGTAGGCGATCACTATGTTCTACCAGGATTTATAGATGGATTTAGCCAAATTGGCGCAAAAGAAATCGGTATTCGCTGGGAAGGCGAGGATGGGGCAGAAACCACGCAAAGCGACGATTTGGCTCCTTATCGAATCATCGACAGCATTTATCCTTTCGACGCTGCATTTAAAGAAGCGCTTGCCAATGGTGTAACGGTCTCCCACGTCGCTTCCGGACCAGGGAGCGTGATCGGCGCACAAACCGCGATCGTAAAGCATGACGGAGTAACTGTTGATGAGATGGCGATTAAGCCTTCATTTGGCCATGCTTTTTCACTTGGTGACATTCCTAAACGTACCTTTAAACAACAGACAAATAAACCATTAACGAGAATGGGCATTGCCGCTTCCTTGCGCCGTTACTTTGACAAACACGGCGCGCCAGCAAACGTATTTATCCGCGCTTACCGCGGAACTGACATTGACACAGCGTTGCGCCTCCAAGAGGAATATGCATTTACATTGACGCTTGTTCATGGTACAGGCGCCACTGAAAATCAACTGAACGAGTTAAAACAACGGGGGGCATCTCTATTTGCAGGGCCGATGTTCCAAGCGCGGGAGCGTCACGAACAACAAACATTGTGCCCTTCCTTTCATAAAGAAGTTGTTTTATCAGGCATCCCCCATGCGATCATTTCAGACCATCCTACCACTTCTGTGCGTAACTTAAAGTTAGAAGCCGCGCTGGCCGTACGTGAAGGTTTAGACGAAAAACACGCATTAAACGCCCTTACACTTACCACTGCCCAATGCTTAGGGATCTCTGACAGAACTGGATCGATTACAGCAGGAAAGCAAGCTGACATTGCCATTTGGAATGGCGATCCTTTATCGTTAACAAGCTCCGTTACCCACACGTTTGTAAGTGGCAAACTCTGTTATGAAAAGGAGAGTGAACAGCGATGAATACAGTATTTCGCGGCGCAGATTTGTATACAGTCGATGCCGATTTCACGGTTATCCAATCAGGAGATCTTTACGTCGCTAATGGCAAGATTTCAGCAATTGGCCGCCATTTGAATGTTCCAGCTGGCACAAAAGAAGTCGAGGCAAAAGGGATGGTTATGACGCCAGGACTCATTGATATCCACACCCATGTCGGCATCTGGGCTGAAGTGACAGAGGACGTAAACGACGCCAATGAATATTCTGAACCGTTTACCCCTCTCATGGAGGCAACGGACGGCATTCATTTAGACCACTTTTCCTTCCAAGATGCCGTGCGTGGCGGCGTCACCACTGTACAAACAGGGGCTGGAAGCGCCAACCCGATTGGCGGCATTTGGTCGATTTTGAAAACAGCCGGCGGTACATTAGAAGAACGACTCTTAATAAAACGAAGCGGGTTGAAAGGCGCTCTAGGCGAAAACCCAAAAAATGTATTCGGGCAAACATACCGTAAAAAGCCATTCACACGTATGGCAGTTGCTTCGATTATCCGCAATGGCTTCTTGAAAGCTTTGCCTTATCGGCACCTGGCAAAAGAGGAACTCAGTGTTGATTTCCAAGAGCTGTGGCCGTTTATTGAAGTATTAAATGGCAGCATGCCGCTCCGCCTCCACTGCCATCGTGCCGACGACATTGCGACTGCCCTTCGCATTGCCGATGAATTTGGCGTCAAGCTCCATCTCGAGCATGCGACAGAAGGCTATATGATGATTGATGCGATCCAAAAAGCAGGGGTGGCGGTCACACTCGGTCCATTTATGATGTCTGCTTCTAAATATGAATTGC is a genomic window of Shouchella clausii containing:
- a CDS encoding amidohydrolase, yielding MNTVFRGADLYTVDADFTVIQSGDLYVANGKISAIGRHLNVPAGTKEVEAKGMVMTPGLIDIHTHVGIWAEVTEDVNDANEYSEPFTPLMEATDGIHLDHFSFQDAVRGGVTTVQTGAGSANPIGGIWSILKTAGGTLEERLLIKRSGLKGALGENPKNVFGQTYRKKPFTRMAVASIIRNGFLKALPYRHLAKEELSVDFQELWPFIEVLNGSMPLRLHCHRADDIATALRIADEFGVKLHLEHATEGYMMIDAIQKAGVAVTLGPFMMSASKYELRNSTPKSPALMDEAGIPFAIMTDHPFTPIQYLSVCAAEAVKYGLSSETALASITRTAAELAGISNRVGSLEVGKDADLAVWTGHPFATKTKLCATYINGSCAYHSNPQ
- a CDS encoding amidohydrolase family protein, yielding MYTAIRSTRVYDSDLAAYQAKTILLQGTSIEALLPYHASLPDHCVVIDVGDHYVLPGFIDGFSQIGAKEIGIRWEGEDGAETTQSDDLAPYRIIDSIYPFDAAFKEALANGVTVSHVASGPGSVIGAQTAIVKHDGVTVDEMAIKPSFGHAFSLGDIPKRTFKQQTNKPLTRMGIAASLRRYFDKHGAPANVFIRAYRGTDIDTALRLQEEYAFTLTLVHGTGATENQLNELKQRGASLFAGPMFQARERHEQQTLCPSFHKEVVLSGIPHAIISDHPTTSVRNLKLEAALAVREGLDEKHALNALTLTTAQCLGISDRTGSITAGKQADIAIWNGDPLSLTSSVTHTFVSGKLCYEKESEQR
- a CDS encoding ABC transporter substrate-binding protein encodes the protein MKKTALPFLLAASLLALGACGGGGSDTASEGDASNGAGANADGTLTIGLSANPKTFDPVDYSGQYESHIIRNVADTLVVYNEDLTEIVPSLATEWEAADDLMSYTFKLRDDVYFQPGDYQDGRKMTAEDVKYSLERSANESALNRLRMVEEVEVINDTEVKLILNAPNSALLAVLTDAGNVIVPKEEVEGHGDSFGSHLVGTGPFTLEQWQQDQMVKLERHENYWGETPNLAQLNFQIIPDPTMMTNSLRSGDIDIATDVKGQDRELIEQDGNLELLSVPGLATTYLDLNNVEGPTADPKVREAIYKGTNVQEMVDGVYQWGGAEVSYLPIPRQSWGYDEAQESLAPSYDPEAAKELLAEAGYPDGFDTEIYVAESRVPYATIFQNQMAEIGVNVTINTVEWGTYSDIVSKGQAPMSIGGWTWYPDPDFYLYQLFHSDQIGALGNGKGYKNEEVDALLTKATSETDDQEERAAIYQEALELIMADVPRIELDNTETAAGVSSRVHGFHVSPDGSIRIVTPYGTNVSVD